A genomic region of Plasmodium vivax chromosome 1, whole genome shotgun sequence contains the following coding sequences:
- a CDS encoding hypothetical protein, conserved (encoded by transcript PVX_087745A), producing the protein MLAKQGTQLPRSMNRTADPSYSNEGSLENATVPHNVEANGHVTEGQTSHDGTPTQKDEKMDQKKQTKQNEGKTNPHDGEEKNNQITNELLLKHHEMVSSDIQHRNITHRGKKDLVEKRRKTFSVSSSKAVFLKGKKNIFDTHLTKEKCQENIEKINEKINNTMKRILKLYNESNKKQYLSRLFQMKDINCLFSCMFFCLLIIFSIMNEYVGVLLSILLLIISIQLKFSRSNMALLNSIVAIVFISIATAYSFSNIKVEDIPDDSITRTDLSNAKTNRRLLILETVICLAYASILFIYMISLRSVKRCKEKHVWIYHHIVTFFNFLDVCILFTFGALAFFFIFICLGETLFIITSFTLFSTSVLTYSLRKNSSVGTLIVQTIAIITNAITASTSLSKNTATQRLADLPPDELGQLSNRIFLFYMIFLILFLVLHLLYIFYIFFSHKNVLAKCFSQRSAYYSSVFPHPARAVDDHPGEVTHSSANDQSDQNSMCNKKYDRHSRGNLPNRGEIHFVREKYLLSLDDENKILNVQRKSCKQVQLDMGKYTYNELHLYKHLLLNTAVELKRSLWRRRGGGATSRGAKKRGKRGKSTHNRNTHKKATYEKTTHEKLSIGEKKRPKRMHRLRSPPSQGNSQTEDFVLSINEESSECQTNHCNTDEGAITRANKGRCRRNNKKGAPKSAHFLLKKISLVQQERRRNKVPPKRPLQNYDLYLTHCENDIYCPSSLFYTKYTHIIDVLLENYDELIFYLDRKKFFLGLSRLAERADPPAKGQIVSCQNGATEGDISKCGSAVNSSVISPKSSMNDSSPPLSHPTLEKIAESPSLQNESSESSSLKDASTPPSEERSPNYMHTNWTSQLSSSVHLTTEYGAATEGDFLKAQSCRADLITSASKWAEVLNGTEDELNECYSLFMLNAEGNAARERANSLFSNLNSDYMNIPVFSSASNSHTDDEDGKAAEGKAAESKTADNKTAENYFWYYSPGIIGRVYKEWLKCKNLDYKKMNNDFYYLFANSNKLHEFIKSNHTTLEKQEEIKLFNISQVLSSNNSIINSIKKSFSSFKASHVFAEEAPSSSSLNRIIHTFLMDTNSNIERLCLVDSKKLHPFLEDTNINKFLSSLYEQEGNEFLQGEMTLSPSGLTPDLIEQLNQIVAEKQSEEGTPMKGHSTHLVGKASPLGGGREDDLLADQHNAILRNYQNGSPPRGEAHEMDPPLWNALSGAPRKESRQPSPQANREDVINLRTSNLQGDHGENFDLNDLLNYAESLILQNRQNGAAQGSGQPGRGGTGGTCGIDGTGNTPGQMQTYLDANSDANSDADSTDIKHFDEILSNFIKNFVSTRDSGVPPSSSRQSEQKHDDQMNSLKNIEEIYSNIKKTICDEEASGAAPAEGSVKRNGESLAKQIIHTKKKEMHLKKRSVQNEQHLSNALKRSEDSNGSNELNQSLATGGKGHQLGNLITVKNKSKGSIECLRKKGKKGTNDWTYSAFNEYINNDLKLEKKKKKIGSKTVPSRTDSVPSDDVGANMMFTLICNSSEENVKSQKRRQNKILEEAKLHVEDTQKDGHLSETQNWGNISEGSLPAYATDGGHAHPRGKKFESAQKGSSSKLNSAKLKRERNNNPKQLNDAKINHSRGSSGSSGSSVSSTHEGGTSNAERANEPYHRIPQGETKDVPTQSKMYISNSHIVDGRENSNLEDGPRRSLLQDSQKWKGKNEKCHQTGELTLGVAHITQKGLLLHGSKSNSSVSAPALRCPLGHAKRNSEYAHEGTQKSLNMESPHIAEHQEIPSNQLKEKENAKWNHQLVSVKMSGASNPTHIPSPVKEYFMHSNQESYNHSSNFYSAQGCERSGEGNPYGGELSNRSNSPKCGEKKNDDSYKSSNAHQTSSNFNLDTHDLIKDLKKYLCSSPNSVDLEDSKLNDTFLLEFINKYLENSNPCEVSVYNEVVFEEASAKRDSHQVATEQKNQQSERTNVRGTQEKKTEYYHLCDDKKWKGEEDKNVGGTLSSNFYDEYIVNFLNTYMFENSDRLMKNAVLKDKQEGSAKVEKDVGKDGLPLDVKSAMVFKKGEKEGFLHLDCGSFYGNANHDDGQGKLHSDYYNKEEGITLKGAQLKKKQNDTHLGGSNLHRKEPNRYLFNANEVRITGEHVPWDHAGETVHPYKDRNKKGTLFSRQSMLEELVISKGKEDEVAEQRQQNGGKNEKKKTTSDIFYSISNLESVNEDEPLIRLRGKTNSSNNHSGEEKEKGMIIKKADLNLVLQSSGSEKQSHEDAPSSDEANSANGVETAQKEHPLHIYKPDVNIFGQAYGFESKLSDVSSSAGIEPSGLLVGSDALYESFAYKSFENVDNMKRGVHQMSSKEATDDAGGDLGEQKSAGTVSGEIDGSNEKDKMETLPYRGVVTEEGANRSSCAGEMKGEQGQPRCVSPPTWNHSTVHTAGIDAIGSGRQAELNRGEPNPSREDHLGSTHAEHQIGKEKNYLKGNFTNYEIYDGSKISGGIGERTGANATDQSKNEANTQVEMNLCGKTPPFEEEKITQSKCSTNLGAAPLGDSYKNVNHVDVLQVDHNMVTKMMTYDEPEAGKIPLLCTYGGKVPKNVGGSPNNSFLPGERSSSLGGKSPIDSQNGSPSNHIKGRNKSGCSSSVEGAQQNIPQTDERKKTRGNSYQQHFLRRETRVGAGPRGGKDASHGGGKKKDDAEEVHVDEATNSIDEVEADIDDSSGESSSKGNARTSWRPPRSHTKLTLTERTPISLGNSQSTESDVEEKRSATKKWDLVGAHRHKQENELSPRRRKKKNCTTVRGRIMKNSDHIFYNSDYIKHFNSIIKTYSWSPENLHIGESNYSLKKYNTCIDTASTEDSDDASKVKYFVKDVLGENSNSIASSSGYEKGEKSKRNRELSREAKLHHLLKSRKEKRKEYKHKALHGDVMKSIKTDTQESFIELIEQGNIFPTIRRSRERSGALHRSLPSNSDNGMMQKGGKLSKRGTSNYFPSSHHSSFSHSSEQSDLPRESNTQLCARKDLKEPPKLSSLSQSGLNMEDIKVFTDDGFNDEYNLFYNWNELNKEVNHEMERKENYKKKYFSKKKMNSLRLFRGNLNKSRGRLHLSEDIYVDGGTSRGRQNGSSSPFYNGTKGMRRAVTIGDADSSNFYSLEKRGNKNAVSVNTLGEETTRRGPTVRGLHSAHDSNYELKNGLAKRGHTQNNSSSIISLDEEKLVRNDLTIAKNLQHDESVHINSNFSFESKYAGSLWQKVKGGAVGERTNLEDSTVMDSPTGKYHPKHDGYSNGGVNTGRKNIKTNSKGEVMKRTLSKREKSLTGGQTNTNHLASSHLPPDSPDNFVHELKRKLAAKNAQEKKNQMGSDPNHDGDNQASKKKTQIDAKKQTQIEAKKKTHIDAKKQTQIDAKKQTQIDAKKQTHIDPKKLTSAIRNFKNYKKMSRDNMKAAQVRLPPKNADAKKHKPLKLRYSVDSFYNVINSEDDANEDMFVRRPQQ; encoded by the coding sequence atgttaGCCAAACAGGGGACGCAACTACCGCGCAGCATGAACAGAACGGCCGACCCGAGCTACTCAAATGAGGGCAGCCTGGAAAACGCCACAGTGCCTCACAATGTAGAAGCAAATGGCCATGTGACGGAAGGGCAGACTTCCCATGATGGCACCCCCACCCAGaaagacgaaaaaatggatcaaaaaaagcaaactaAGCAGAACGAAGGGAAAACCAATCCGCAtgatggggaagaaaaaaacaaccaaaTTACAAATGAACTTTTGCTGAAGCATCACGAAATGGTTAGCTCGGATATACAGCATAGGAACATAACGCACAGAGGGAAGAAGGACTTGGTGGAGAAAAGACGAAAAACGTTTAGCGTCAGTTCCTCTAAGGCAGTTTTtctaaaagggaaaaaaaacatctttGATACCCACTTGACGAAGGAAAAATGTCAAGAAAAtatcgaaaaaataaatgaaaaaataaacaacaCAATGAAAAGGATACTAAAATTGTATAACGAGTCAAACAAGAAGCAATACTTATCAAGGCTATTCCAAATGAAAGACATCAATTGTCTATTCAGTTGCATGTTCTTCTGTCTGCtgattatattttccattatGAATGAATACGTCGGAGTGTTACTCTCCATCCTGCTACTGATCATATCGATACAGCTAAAATTTAGTCGCTCAAATATGGCTTTGCTTAACTCAATTGTTGCCATTGTTTTCATTTCCATAGCCACTGCGTATTCCTTTTCGAACATAAAAGTGGAGGACATCCCCGATGATAGCATTACACGGACTGATCTCTCAAATGCGAAGACGAATAGGAGACTACTAATTTTGGAAACGGTCATATGTCTAGCCTATGCTTCCATCCTATTTATCTATATGATTTCTCTACGGTCTGTAAAAAGGTGCAAAGAAAAACACGTCTGGATATACCACCATATAGTCACCTTTTTCAACTTCCTGGATGTATGCATCCTCTTTACCTTTGGAGCGCtagcctttttctttatctttatttGCCTAGGAGAAACGCTATTCATCATCACGTCCTTCACGTTATTCTCGACCAGTGTCCTTACCTACTCCCTTCGCAAAAACAGCAGCGTAGGAACGTTGATAGTCCAAACGATTGCCATCATAACGAATGCGATTACAGCTAGCACGTCTTTATCGAAAAACACGGCAACACAGCGATTGGCAGATCTACCTCCTGACGAATTGGGACAATTGAGCAACAGGATATTCCTCTTCTATATGATCtttcttatcctttttttggttcTTCACTtgttgtacattttttacattttcttttctcacAAGAATGTCTTGGCCAAGTGCTTTTCCCAGAGGTCTGCCTACTACTCGAGCGTCTTTCCTCACCCCGCAAGAGCTGTGGATGATCACCCTGGCGAGGTTACCCACAGCAGTGCGAACGACCAAAGTGATCAAAACAGCatgtgtaataaaaaatatgataggCACAGCAGAGGGAACCTCCCTAACAGGGGGGAGATCCATTTTGTGAGAGAAAAGTACCTACTCAGTTTAGATGATGAGAACAAAATTCTTAACGTCCAGAGGAAAAGCTGCAAGCAGGTGCAGCTCGATATGGGCAAGTACACGTACAACGAGCTTCATTTGTACAAGCACCTCCTGCTCAACACAGCGGTCGAGTTGAAGCGCTCGCTGTGGaggcgcagggggggaggggccacatccaggggggcaaaaaaaaggggcaaacgggggaaaagCACACATAATAGGAATACACATAAGAAGGCCACATATGAGAAGACCACACATGAGAAGCTCAGTATaggtgaaaagaaaagaccCAAGCGAATGCACCGGTTGAGAAGCCCGCCAAGCCAAGGAAACAGCCAGACGGAAGACTTCGTACTAAGCATCAACGAGGAGTCGTCCGAATGCCAGACCAACCACTGCAACACAGATGAGGGTGCCATCACTCGAGCAAATAAAGGACGATGCAGGAGGAACAACAAAAAGGGTGCACCTAAgagtgcccattttttgctaaaaaaaatatccctcGTTCAGCAGGAAAGAAGGCGGAATAAGGTCCCTCCAAAGAGGCCACTGCAGAATTATGATCTTTACCTTACGCACTGCGAAAATGATATATACTGTCCCTCCTCCCTATTTTACAcaaaatacacacacataatAGATGTCCTATTAGAAAACTACGATGAGCTTATATTTTACTTGGACCGAAAGAAGTTCTTCCTGGGGCTAAGCCGGTTGGCTGAAAGGGCAGATCCACCTGCAAAGGGTCAAATTGTTTCCTGCCAAAATGGCGCAACTGAAGGGGATATATCCAAATGCGGATCGGCTGTAAACTCCAGTGTAATTTCACCGAAGAGTAGCATGAACGACTCTTCGCCTCCTTTATCACACCCAACTTTGGAAAAGATTGCTGAGTCGCCATCCCTTCAGAATGAATCTTCAGAGTCGAGTTCGCTAAAGGATGCCTCTACTCCCCCATCGGAAGAAAGAAGTCCCAATTACATGCACACAAATTGGACTAGCCAACTTAGCAGTAGTGTACACTTAACGACCGAATACGGGGCAGCAACTGAGGGAGATTTCCTAAAGGCGCAAAGTTGTAGAGCCGATTTGATAACTAGTGCGTCCAAATGGGCAGAGGTGCTGAACGGAACCGAAGATGAATTAAACGAGTGTTACTCACTCTTCATGCTAAACGCAGAAGGGAACGCGGCGAGGGAGAGGGCCAACTCGCTGTTTAGCAATCTCAACAGTGATTATATGAACATCCCCGTGTTCTCCTCCGCGTCCAACTCGCACACTGACGATGAGGACGGAAAAGCGGCGGAGGGCAAAGCGGCAGAGAGCAAAACCGCAGACAACAAAACCGCGGAGAACTACTTCTGGTACTACTCCCCCGGCATCATCGGAAGGGTGTACAAAGAATGgctaaaatgtaaaaatttagattataaaaaaatgaacaacgaTTTCTACTACCTCTTCGCTAACTCGAACAAGCTGCACGAATTCATCAAGTCCAATCACACCACTCTGGAAAAACAGGAGGAAATTAAACTCTTCAATATTAGTCAAGTGCTAAGCAGCAACAATAGTATTATAAATTCTATTAAGAAATCCTTTTCGTCTTTTAAGGCTTCTCACGTATTTGCGGAGGAGGCACCTAGCAGCAGCTCTTTGAACCGAATAATACACACCTTCTTAATGGACACCAACAGCAACATTGAAAGGCTGTGCCTGGTTGATTCTAAGAAGCTACATCCCTTTTTAGAGGACACgaacataaataaatttctttcaTCATTATACGAACAGGAGGGGAACGAATTCCTGCAGGGAGAGATGACTCTCTCCCCATCAGGGCTTACTCCAGATTTGATTGAGCAGCTGAACCAGATCGTTGCAGAGAAGCAATCCGAAGAGGGGACCCCAATGAAGGGCCATTCCACACACCTGGTGGGGAAAGCGTCTCCTCTTGGTGGTGGTAGGGAGGACGACCTACTTGCTGATCAACACAACGCCATTCTAAGGAACTACCAAAATGGGTCACCTCCCAGAGGAGAAGCGCACGAAATGGatccccccctgtggaatGCACTAAGTGGTGCCCCGAGAAAGGAAAGCCGGCAACCGTCACCGCAAGCAAATCGTGAAGACGTGATAAATCTCAGAACCTCAAACCTGCAGGGGGACCACGGAGAGAACTTCGACTTGAACGACCTCCTAAATTACGCCGAGTCGCTCATCCTGCAGAACAGGCAAAATGGGGCGGCCCAGGGGAGCGGCCAACCAGGTAGAGGCGGAACAGGCGGCACATGCGGCATAGACGGAACAGGCAACACACCGGGGCAGATGCAAACCTATTTGGATGCCAATTCGGACGCCAATTCAGACGCCGACTCCACCGACATAAAACACTTTGACGAAATTTTAAGCAACTTCATTAAAAACTTCGTGTCCACCCGGGACAGCGGGGTGCCCCCTAGTAGCTCCAGGCAAAGCGAGCAGAAGCATGATGACCAAATGAACTCCTTGAAAAATATAGAGGAAATTTATtccaatataaaaaaaaccatcTGTGATGAGGAGGCAAGCGGGGCGGCCCCCGCGGAAGGCAGTGTCAAAAGAAATGGAGAATCCCTAGCCAAGCAAATAATCCACACCAAGAAAAAAGAGATGCACCTGAAAAAGAGAAGCGtgcaaaatgagcagcaCCTTTCGAATGCTCtaaaaagaagcgaagatTCAAATGGAAGTAACGAGTTAAATCAAAGCCTCGCAACAGGGGGGAAGGGACACCAACTGGGGAACCTCATCACAGTGAAGAACAAGTCCAAAGGGAGCATCGAGTGCTTAAGGAAGAAGGGCAAAAAGGGTACGAACGACTGGACATATAGCGCATTTAATGAGTACATAAATAACGATTTAAAacttgaaaagaaaaaaaaaaaaataggtagCAAAACGGTTCCAAGCAGGACCGATTCGGTGCCCTCAGATGATGTAGGCGCAAATATGATGTTCACCCTGATTTGTAACAGCAGCGAGGAAAATGTTAAGAGTCAGAAGAggagacaaaataaaattctcgAAGAGGCGAAACTTCACGTTGAGGATACACAGAAGGATGGCCATCTAAGTGAGACACAAAACTGGGGCAACATCTCAGAAGGGTCTCTTCCTGCGTATGCGACTGATGGGGGGCATGCACACCcaaggggtaaaaaatttgaatccGCCCAGAAGGGGTCATCGTCCAAGTTGAACAGCGCAAAATTGAAGAGAGAGAGGAATAACAATCCAAAGCAATTGAACGACGCAAAAATCAACCACTCACGTGGAAGCAGTGGCAGCAGCGGTAGCAGCGTTAGCAGCACACACGAAGGGGGGACCTCCAACGCGGAAAGGGCCAACGAGCCGTACCACCGCATACCCCAGGGGGAGACGAAAGATGTGCCGACTCAGagcaaaatgtacatttcaAATAGTCACATCGTGGATGGTAGGGAGAACTCCAACTTGGAAGACGGCCCTAGGAGATCACTCCTTCAAGACAgtcaaaaatggaagggcaaaaatgagaagtgCCACCAGACGGGGGAGCTAACATTAGGCGTTGCGCATATTACACAAAAGGGGCTTCTTCTCCATGGGAGTAAATCCAATAGCAGCGTCTCCGCACCGGCGCTGAGGTGCCCCCTCGGTcatgcaaaaaggaacagtGAGTACGCCCATGAGGGGACGCAAAAGAGCCTCAACATGGAAAGCCCCCACATTGCAGAACACCAAGAGATACCGTCAAACCAgctaaaggaaaaagaaaatgcaaaatggaatcACCAACTGGTGAGCGTAAAAATGAGCGGAGCAAGCAACCCAACACACATCCCATCCCCTGTAAAGGAGTACTTCATGCATAGCAACCAAGAGAGTTACAACCATTCCAGCAACTTCTATTCAGCGCAAGGTTGTGAGCGATCTGGTGAAGGCAACCCCTATGGAGGGGAGCTCTCCAACCGTTCTAATTCCCCCAAatgtggtgaaaaaaaaaatgatgactCTTACAAATCTTCAAATGCACACCAAACGAGCAGCAACTTTAACCTGGACACCCATGACCTCATAAaggatttgaaaaaatatttgtgctCATCTCCAAATAGCGTCGATCTGGAAGACAGCAAACTGAATGATACCTTCCTCCTCGAGTTTATCAACAAATACTTGGAGAATAGCAACCCCTGTGAAGTGAGCGTATACAACGAAGTGGTGTTTGAAGAGGcaagcgcaaaaagggataGCCACCAAGTTGCCACCGAGCAGAAGAACCAACAGAGCGAACGCACCAACGTTAGAGGcacacaagaaaaaaaaacagagtaCTACCATCTGTGTGATGATAAGAAGTGGAAGGGAGAGGAAGACAAAAACGTAGGGGGGACACTCTCCTCCAATTTTTACGATGAATACATTGTGAACTTCCTCAATACGTATATGTTTGAAAACAGCGACCGGTTGATGAAGAACGCCGTTTTGAAAGACAAGCAGGAAGGAAGTGCGAAGGTGGAGAAGGACGTGGGAAAGGATGGACTACCACTGGACGTTAAATCTGCAATGGTCTTCAAGAAGGGTGAAAAGGAGGGCTTCCTCCATTTGGATTGTGGTAGTTTCTATGGTAATGCAAATCATGATGATGGGCAGGGAAAACTCCACAGTGATTACTACAATAAAGAGGAAGGCATTACCCTCAAAGGGGCTCAACtaaagaagaaacaaaatgacaCCCATTTAGGAGGAAGTAACTTGCATAGGAAGGAGCCCAATAGATATCTGTTCAACGCCAATGAGGTAAGAATTACTGGGGAACACGTGCCATGGGATCACGCTGGAGAAACCGTTCACCCCTACAAGGAtcgaaacaaaaaagggacccTCTTTTCAAGACAAAGCATGCTTGAGGAGTTAGTTATTtcgaaggggaaagaagacGAGGTAGCAGAACAGAGGCAACAAAACGgtggcaaaaatgagaagaaaaaaacgaccaGTGACATCTTCTACAGCATAAGCAACTTAGAAAGTGTTAACGAAGATGAACCGCTGATTCGTTTGAGAGGCAAAACGAACAGCAGCAACAATCACtcaggggaggaaaaggaaaaaggaatgataattaaaaaggcgGATTTAAATTTAGTCTTGCAAAGCAGTGGTAGCGAAAAACAGAGTCACGAAGATGCCCCCTCCTCTGATGAAGCAAACTCTGCGAACGGTGTGGAAACTGCACAAAAGGAACATCCCCTTCACATTTATAAACCAGATGTGAACATATTTGGCCAAGCGTACGGATTTGAAAGCAAACTATCTGACGTTAGCTCGTCTGCGGGCATTGAACCCTCGGGGCTACTAGTCGGAAGCGACGCCTTGTACGAATCCTTCGCTTATAAAAGTTTCGAAAATGTAGATAACATGAAAAGAGGGGTGCACCAGATGAGCAGTAAAGAAGCTACGGATGATGCGGGTGGGGACTTGGGCGAACAGAAATCAGCGGGCACAGTCAGTGGGGAAATTGATGGGTCTaacgaaaaggataaaatggaAACGCTTCCCTATAGAGGTGTTGTCACGGAGGAAGGTGCTAATAGGAGCAGCTGTGCTGGGGAGATGAAGGGGGAACAGGGTCAACCGCGCTGCGTCTCTCCCCCCACTTGGAACCATTCAACGGTGCACACCGCGGGGATAGACGCGATAGGCTCAGGTAGGCAAGCAGAGCTAAACCGAGGTGAGCCCAACCCAAGTAGAGAAGACCACCTGGGAAGCACCCACGCAGAGCATCAAAtcgggaaggaaaaaaattacctaaaAGGCAATTTTACcaattatgaaatatacGATGGTTCAAAAATCAGCGGCGGTATCGGTGAGAGAACTGGCGCAAATGCAACAGACCAATCGAAGAACGAAGCGAATACCCAGGTGGAGATGAACCTTTGCGGAAAAACTCCCCCCTTcgaggaagagaaaataacACAATCTAAGTGCAGCACCAATTTGGGAGCAGCCCCACTCGGAGATagttacaaaaatgttaacCACGTGGATGTGCTCCAAGTGGACCACAACATggtcacaaaaatgatgacttATGATGAGCCAGAAGCAGGGAAGATTCCACTGTTATGCACATATGGAGGAAAAGTACCCAAAAATGTTGGAGGCTCTCCGAACAACTCCTTCTTACCTGGGGAAAGATCTTCCTCTCTGGGAGGCAAAAGTCCCATCGATTCTCAAAACGGTTCACCAAGTAACCACATAAAGGGGAGGAACAAATCTGGCTGCTCCAGCAGCGTGGAAGGAGCCCAACAGAACATCCCTCAAACGGATGAGCGAAAGAAGACGCGGGGTAATTCCTATCAGCAGCACTTCCTGAGAAGGGAAACACGTGTGGGTGCTGGTCCTCGAGGCGGAAAAGATGCCTCTCatgggggagggaaaaaaaaagatgatgCAGAAGAGGTGCACGTGGACGAAGCGACCAACTCGATCGATGAGGTCGAAGCGGACATAGACGACTCCTCCGGAGAGTCCTCCTCGAAGGGGAACGCGCGAACGAGTTGGAGGCCCCCCAGGAGCCACACCAAATTGACGCTCACGGAGAGGACGCCCATCAGCTTAGGAAACTCGCAAAGCACTGAAAGTGACGTGGAGGAGAAGCGAAGTGcaacgaaaaaatgggattTGGTGGGTGCACATCGCCATAAGCAGGAAAATGAATTGAGCccaagaaggagaaaaaaaaagaactgcACCACCGTAAGAGGCCGCATCATGAAGAACAGCGATCACATTTTCTACAACTCGGACTACATCAAACACTTCAACAGCATCATTAAAACGTATTCGTGGTCACCTGAAAATTTACACATAGGGGAGAGCAATTACTCCCtcaaaaaatacaacacgTGTATAGACACGGCCAGCACAGAAGATAGTGATGACGCATCGAAAGTGAAATACTTCGTGAAGGATGTCCTGGGAGAAAACTCCAATTCGATTGCCTCATCCAGTGGGTacgaaaagggagagaagaGCAAACGCAACAGGGAACTCAGCCGTGAAGCAAAATTGCACCATCTTCTAAAATCGCGCAAAGAAAAGCGTAAAGAATACAAGCACAAAGCCCTTCACGGGGACGTAATGAAAAGTATCAAAACGGACACGCAAGAATCCTTCATTGAGTTAATCGAACAGGGTAACATTTTCCCCACTATAAGACGCAGCAGGGAGAGAAGTGGTGCCCTCCATCGTAGTCTCCCCTCGAACAGTGACAACGGTATGatgcaaaagggagggaagcTATCCAAAAGGGGCACATCAAATTATTTCCCCTCTTCCCACCATTCCAGTTTTTCCCATTCCTCCGAGCAAAGTGACCTTCCGCGAGAGAGCAACACGCAGCTGTGCGCCAGGAAAGATCTCAAGGAGCCCCCCAAACTGAGTAGCCTATCGCAGAGTGGCCTCAACATGGAGGACATAAAAGTGTTCACAGATGACGGGTTCAATGACGAGTACAATCTTTTTTACAACTGGAATGAACTCAATAAGGAAGTTAACCATGAAATGGagagaaaggaaaattacaaaaaaaaatatttttccaaaaaaaaaatgaacagttTGAGGCTGTTCAGAGGCAATCTTAACAAGTCACGCGGGAGGCTCCATTTAAGTGAAGACATTTATGTCGATGGTGGTACCTCACggggaaggcaaaatggTAGCAGTTCACCATTTTACAATGGCACAAAAGGGATGCGAAGGGCGGTCACTATAGGGGATGCCGACTCGAGCAATTTTTACAGCttagaaaaaaggggaaacaaaaatgcagTCTCGGTCAACACATTGGGAGAGGAGACCACACGGAGGGGACCCACTGTTCGCGGGCTTCACAGTGCGCATGACTCCAATTACGAACTGAAGAACGGCCTAGCGAAAAGAGGACACACACAAAACAACAGCTCGTCTATCATTTCTCTGGATGAAGAAAAGTTGGTAAGAAACGACCTGAccattgcaaaaaatttgcagcaCGACGAATCGGTTCATATAAATTCTAACTTCTCTTTCGAATCGAAGTATGCGGGAAGTTTGTGGCAAAAGGTGAAAGGCGGCGCAGTTGGGGAGAGGACCAATCTAGAGGATAGCACCGTAATGGACTCCCCAACAGGGAAGTACCACCCTAAGCATGACGGCTACTCGAACGGGGGAGTTAACACAGGTAGGAAAAACATAAAGACCAATTCGAAGGGAGAAGTAATGAAAAGAACActaagcaaaagggaaaaatcgCTAACTGGGGGACAAACCAACACAAACCATTTGGCATCATCACACCTACCGCCGGATTCTCCAGACAATTTCGTTCACgagttaaaaagaaaactggCCGCAAAAAATGCccaggagaagaaaaaccaaatggggagcgaCCCAAATCATGATGGTGACAACCAGGCGTCCAAAAAGAAGACCCAAATCGACGCCAAAAAGCAGACCCAAATCGAAGCTAAAAAGAAGACCCACATCGACGCCAAAAAGCAGACCCAAATCGACGCCAAAAAGCAGACCCAAATCGACGCCAAAAAGCAGACCCACATTGACCCCAAAAAACTTACCAGCGCCAttcgaaattttaaaaattacaaaaaaatgtctcGTGACAATATGAAAGCCGCCCAAGTGCGACTGCCACCAAAGAACGCAGACGCGAAGAAACACAAACCTTTAAAACTGCGCTACTCGGTGGACAGCTTCTACAATGTTATAAATAGCGAAGACGACGCAAATGAGGACATGTTCGTCCGCAGGCCGCAGCAGTGA